One stretch of Segatella copri DNA includes these proteins:
- a CDS encoding ABC transporter substrate-binding protein: protein MNKFKTFAALMLLLAIGFAGCGKSEAERHRLSKKEKARLDSLDRAALKIAVMPTMDCLPIFLACDDSIFQQQGVDVHLRRYTAQMDCDTAIERKRVEGAVTDLIRAHHIEKRGTALTYPISTNLYWQFITNKRSRISELKQLSDKMVAMTRYSATDYLATLAIDSGKPKYDAYKVQINDLNIRLRMLLNNEMDAMLLPEPQATKARLEQHVKLFDSRDKNLQLGVVAFRKKILSEPRRKDQVAKFIKAYNIAVDSINSRGVQHYASIITKYTGADAKTISNLPKLKYEHAMEPRRRDLAVAQK from the coding sequence ATGAATAAGTTCAAAACGTTTGCAGCCTTGATGCTCTTGCTGGCTATAGGATTTGCAGGATGTGGCAAGTCGGAAGCAGAACGTCATCGCTTGAGCAAGAAGGAAAAGGCTAGATTGGATAGCCTAGACCGTGCTGCGCTGAAGATAGCGGTGATGCCAACAATGGACTGCCTGCCAATCTTTCTGGCATGTGATGACAGTATATTCCAGCAGCAAGGTGTAGACGTACATTTGCGTAGATATACTGCACAAATGGATTGTGATACTGCTATCGAGCGCAAGCGCGTAGAGGGAGCCGTGACCGATCTGATTCGTGCACATCATATAGAGAAACGGGGTACTGCTTTGACGTACCCTATTTCTACCAATCTTTATTGGCAGTTTATTACCAATAAGCGTTCGCGTATATCCGAACTGAAACAACTGTCAGATAAGATGGTGGCTATGACCCGCTACTCTGCAACAGATTATCTGGCTACTTTAGCAATCGATAGCGGTAAGCCTAAATATGATGCTTATAAGGTTCAAATCAACGATTTGAACATCCGTCTGCGTATGTTGCTTAACAACGAGATGGATGCCATGTTGCTGCCAGAACCTCAAGCTACCAAAGCCCGACTTGAACAGCATGTAAAACTCTTTGACAGCAGAGATAAGAACTTGCAGTTAGGTGTTGTGGCTTTCCGCAAGAAAATACTTTCAGAGCCGCGCCGTAAAGACCAAGTTGCCAAGTTTATCAAGGCGTATAATATTGCTGTTGATAGCATAAACAGTCGTGGGGTACAGCATTATGCAAGTATCATCACAAAATATACGGGTGCCGATGCTAAAACCATCAGTAATCTTCCAAAACTTAAATATGAACACGCTATGGAACCAAGACGTCGTGACCTGGCTGTAGCACAAAAATAA